A window of Tautonia plasticadhaerens contains these coding sequences:
- a CDS encoding carbon storage regulator: MLVLSRKSGQRLQIGDDVRVTIIRIDRNTVRVGIEAPDGRAILREELLTDVERGAGCSTVSAPILQPA, translated from the coding sequence ATGCTGGTCCTGAGCAGGAAATCGGGGCAGCGGCTCCAGATCGGCGACGACGTCCGGGTCACCATCATCCGGATCGACCGCAACACCGTCCGGGTCGGCATCGAGGCCCCCGACGGCCGGGCGATCCTCCGGGAGGAACTGCTGACGGACGTGGAGCGTGGCGCAGGGTGCTCGACCGTCTCGGCCCCGATCCTGCAACCGGCCTGA